The Polaromonas sp. SP1 DNA window GATCTCACCCCAGGCGAAGAACACCATGCCCGTGAGGACCACGAAGGCCACAGGGTTGTGGCCGAACTGGTACAGCGCCAGGATACCGACCGACTCGATGCCAAAGGCGATCAGCATGGTCTTCTCACGGCCGATCTGGTCCGAGACCCAACCGAAGAAGGGACGGGTCAGGCCATTGAGCACGCGGTCGATAGCCAGGGCAAACGTGAGCGCCGGCAGCGCCAGGCCCATGATGCTGACCGGCACATCGCCGACATTGAAATCCTTGGCGATGGGCCCGAGCTGCGCCGTGGCCATCAAACCGCCGGCAGCGACCATCACAAACATGACGTACATCACCCAGAACACCGGCGAGCGCAGAACTTCGGACGGCGTGTAGTCGCGCCGGCTTTGCTGCACATTGATCGCTGAGATGGAACCGCTCTTGGCCAGGTTCGCCGGCGCCCGCGTCAGCAGGAAGGACACGACGAAGACGATCACGCCCTGGATGATGCCGAAATACAGGAAGGCCGACTGGTAGCCGCTGCCCTTGATCATGGCCGAGATCGGAAGGATGGTGAGCGCGGAGCCCGCACCAAAACCCGCAGCGGTCAGGCCCGCAGCCAGGCCGCGGCGATCCGGAAACCACTTCAGCGCATTGCCCACGCAGGTGCCGTACACCGCACCGGCGCCAATGCCGCTGATCGCAGCGGCGATGTAGAGCAGCATCAGCGAATCGGCAAACGAGTTGATCACCCAGCCCACGCCGCAAAGAATGCCGCCGACCATGACCACCGGACGTGGCCCGAAGCGGTCGACCAGGTAGCCTTCAATCGGCACCAGCCAGGTTTCGGTCAACACAAAAATCGTGAAGGCCACCTGAATGGCGGCCTTGCTCCAGCCGTACTTGTCGGCAATCGGGTTCACAAAAAGGGTCCAGCCATATTGCAGGTTGGCAATCATCGCCATGCAGACGATGCCCAGGAGAAGCTGTATCCAGCGATGAGCGCTCGATGGCGCGGAGGTGGCCGTGTTGGCGTATGTCATGAATGTCTCCAGTCGTTGTATGCCGAGGAAATTGCAATTGCAATCACTGATGCTGTTGTTGTGGGCGGATTGTGAGAGCGCGCATTTGCAAGCCCGCTTGATCGCGATCAAGTTTGAAAAAACTTTTGCACATCGCGAAAAAAACGAAAGCTGATTGAAAGAATCACGCAGCGTTAACCCTCGACTGCTGCGCTTGATTCAGTTCACAAGATGAAGGCGTGCGGGTATCGGCAAGGCCGAAACTGAACACGCAATGCGTGAATCAAAAAGCCCGGCATTGCACCGGGCTTGGGAGGCACTGGGAAGAAAAAGCAAAGAACAACCGCATCGCGCGGCCTGTCGCCGGCGGCGCAACCGCCCGGCAACAATCAGCGATCCCGCAGGGCGCTGATGAAAATAGAGAGCGGCGTAGCAGCCACCAGTTCACGCAGCAAAAGGCGAATACGTGCAATGGCTGCGGGTCGCGCCATCTTCCAATACAGGGCGAAGGGGGTCATGATTTTTCCATTGCCGGATCAGATCTAGGCCAGCGTCAGCCCACCATGTTTTCAGGCCGCACCCAGGCATCAAACTGCTCAGCCGTGACATGGCCGGAAGCCAGCGCCGCATCGCGCAGGCTGCTGCCTTCCTTGTGCGCCTTCTTGGCGATGAAAGCAGCCTTGTCGTAGCCGATGTGCGTGTTGAGGGCGGTCACCAGCATCAGTGAGCGCTGCACCAGTTCGTTGATGCGTTCGAGATTCGGCTCGATGCCGACGGCGCAATGGTCGTTAAAGCTCACCATGCCATCGGCCAGCAGGCGCACGCTTTGCAAAAAGTTGTGCGCCACCATGGGACGGAACACATTGAGCTCGAAGTTGCCCGAAGCGCCGCCGAAGTTGATGGCCACGTCGTTGCCGAACACCTGCGCCGCCAGCATGGTGACGGCCTCACTCTGCGTCGGGTTGACCTTGCCCGGCATGATGGACGAGCCGGGCTCGTTCTCGGGAATGCTGAGCTCGCCGATGCCGCTGCGCGGGCCGCTGGCGAGCCAGCGCACATCGTTGGCGATCTTCATCATGCTGGCCGCCAGTGTCTTGAGCGCGCCGTGCGCGTGCACCAGACCGTCTACCGAAGCCAGCGCCTCAAACTTGTTGGGCGCCGTAACAAAAGGCAGGCCCGTGAGCGAGGCCAGCTCGGCAGCCACCTGCTCCGCATAACCCTTGGGTGCGTTCAGGCCCGTGCCGACAGCGGTGCCGCCCAGCGCCAGCTCATACAGATGCGGCAAGGCGGCGCGCACATGTTTTTCGCCATGGTCCAGTTGCGCCACATAGCCCGAGAACTCCTGGCCCAGCGTGAGCGGCGTCGCATCCTGCAGGTGGGTGCGGCCAATTTTCACGATGCCGTCAAAGTCCCTGGCTTTTTTCGCCAGCGTGGCGCGCAGCTTAGCAATCGCCGGCAGCAGCTTGTGCGTCATGGCTTCTACGGCAGCCACATGCATGGCGGTCGGGAACACATCGTTGGACGACTGGCTGCGGTTGACGTCGTCGTTGGGGTGCACCAGCCGGCCTTCGCCACGCTCGCCGCCCAGGATTTCGCTCGCGCGGTTGGCCAGCACCTCGTTGACGTTCATATTGGTCTGCGTGCCGGAGCCCGTCTGCCACACCACCAGCGGGAATTCATCGGGATGCTTGCCCGCGATCACCTCGTCCGCCGCAGCCACGATGGCTTTGGTCTTTTTCTCGTCCTGCAGGCCCAGCGCGTGGTTGACTTTGGCCGAGGAGCGTTTGACCTGGGCCAGCGCCTTGATGATTTCACGCGGCTGCTGCTCGCCGGAGATGTCGAAGTTCTGCAATGAACGCTGCGTCTGCGCGCCCCAGAGCTTGTCGGCCGGCACGTCAATCGGGCCGAAGGTGTCGCGCTCCGTGCGCGTGGTGCTGCTTGTCGTCATGGAATGTCCTGCGCTGTCAAAAAGAA harbors:
- the oxlT gene encoding oxalate/formate MFS antiporter, which produces MTYANTATSAPSSAHRWIQLLLGIVCMAMIANLQYGWTLFVNPIADKYGWSKAAIQVAFTIFVLTETWLVPIEGYLVDRFGPRPVVMVGGILCGVGWVINSFADSLMLLYIAAAISGIGAGAVYGTCVGNALKWFPDRRGLAAGLTAAGFGAGSALTILPISAMIKGSGYQSAFLYFGIIQGVIVFVVSFLLTRAPANLAKSGSISAINVQQSRRDYTPSEVLRSPVFWVMYVMFVMVAAGGLMATAQLGPIAKDFNVGDVPVSIMGLALPALTFALAIDRVLNGLTRPFFGWVSDQIGREKTMLIAFGIESVGILALYQFGHNPVAFVVLTGMVFFAWGEIYSLFPSTCADTFGSKYAASNAGLLYTAKGTASLLVPLSSVLTAMTGNWHAVFIVGSVMNAIAALMAWYVLRPMRRAEMEKAVLPAAAPGSKAGFGHLPQSAQ
- the fumC gene encoding class II fumarate hydratase; its protein translation is MTTSSTTRTERDTFGPIDVPADKLWGAQTQRSLQNFDISGEQQPREIIKALAQVKRSSAKVNHALGLQDEKKTKAIVAAADEVIAGKHPDEFPLVVWQTGSGTQTNMNVNEVLANRASEILGGERGEGRLVHPNDDVNRSQSSNDVFPTAMHVAAVEAMTHKLLPAIAKLRATLAKKARDFDGIVKIGRTHLQDATPLTLGQEFSGYVAQLDHGEKHVRAALPHLYELALGGTAVGTGLNAPKGYAEQVAAELASLTGLPFVTAPNKFEALASVDGLVHAHGALKTLAASMMKIANDVRWLASGPRSGIGELSIPENEPGSSIMPGKVNPTQSEAVTMLAAQVFGNDVAINFGGASGNFELNVFRPMVAHNFLQSVRLLADGMVSFNDHCAVGIEPNLERINELVQRSLMLVTALNTHIGYDKAAFIAKKAHKEGSSLRDAALASGHVTAEQFDAWVRPENMVG